The following is a genomic window from Rutidosis leptorrhynchoides isolate AG116_Rl617_1_P2 chromosome 8, CSIRO_AGI_Rlap_v1, whole genome shotgun sequence.
tgctttgttctcgctgtctactaaccctgccagtagacgggaattcgtctaccacctttatctcaccgtcgactactttgtaaaaatggtagtagacgacagataaaggtggtagacgaaaatccgtctaccgaatggtgtaaaaagacaattttttaaaaaaaagtgtattttgtttgaagcaaaaaaaaaaaaaaaaaaaacaaaaaaaaaaaaaaaaaagtgtattttgaacaatttcccTATGCTAATATAAGCCCTAGCCCAAAGGCACTTTGTAGTCCATTCTTTTTCTTCTATCGCTCTCCTGAAAGCCGGCAGAGTCACACACTCGCACTCCAGATTCTTTTGCAAAGGTATTCGCTATTCCTTCGTCTACTAGTGTTCATTCTTTATTTTGAATCGATCAAATCTGTATCATATGTGTTTATGTACGTTTATATCTATATTAGTTTATATGATTGATTGATTGTGTATGTTCACAATCGTTTGATTTTACATATTCTAGAAGCGATCGGATTATCTACTAAAGTCAGATCATGTTTATACCTACTGTTTGCAATAATTTTTAGCTGTTTATCTTCCGTGTTTGTGATTATGCTATACGCtctgattaataaaattatttcgTTTACGAATATACGGCAGATTAACAGACTGATTTATTCCGTGTTATATGTGTTGTGTAATTTTGTATCTATGCTACGGTGTATGTTtgtttattttctttttaattatataaatcGATTGATCAGATTATGTTTTCAGATTAGATGAATGTTTACATGTACAGCGTTTAATAATATTGATTTGCTATGAGTTGTTTtaatataataaaatgataaattgaTCATAATATTATAATTGATTCGAATTTCAGATGAATAAACAGACTGTTTTAGTCAGTTTTTGTTTCTCAATGTTTTTATTCAGAATTATTAATTGAAATTTTTACTTTGTTTATCATATACTGTTCTCTGCCACATCTAGTCATATATACTTGTAGCTAATTATGGCGTATCAGTCAATATTTGCCAGTGAATACTTCTAAACCTATGCGATGCATATGATAGAATAGTATCATGTTTTTGGCCCTGGTTTTATTTGTTTCATTTCGACTTTCATGTAGAGTTCGAAACAGCTTTTGTGATATTGTAAATAAACAAAATTTTGTTGCACAATGTTAAGAAGTTCAAGCTATTTAAGACTCTTATTGTTGCTCTGCATCGACTTAAAAAGCAAAATGGTTTAGTGTCTATTGTTATGTGTTGTCTTTTCTTATTTTGTGGTTTCTATTCTTGTATGTGAGACTGGATCATTTGGTTATCCTTTTTTGGTGCTATTCTTTGTTATTTGTTATGGAATGTTTTATGATCCTTTATTTTTATTCATTATACAACTTCACAACGTGCTTAATGAATTTACTGATTATATTTGCAACTGTTTTGCCAGGTTATAATTAAGATCTGAGAATGGGTAAGGAAAAAGTTCACATTAGTATTGTCGTCATCGGACATGTTGACTCTGGAAAGTCAACCACAACTGGTCACTTAATCTACAAGCTTGGAGGAATCGACAAGCGTGTGATCGAACGGTTTGAGAAGGAAGCAGCTGAGATGAACAAACGATCATTCAAATACGCATGGGTGCTTGACAAACTTAAGGCTGAACGTGAACGTGGTATTACTATTGACATTGCGTTGTGGAAGTTTGAAACAACTAAGTATTACTGTACCGTTATCGATGCACCTGGACATCGTGATTTCATTAAGAACATGATTACTGGTACCTCGCAAGCTGATTGTGCTGTTTTGATTATTGACTCGACTACTGGTGGTTTTGAGGCTGGTATCTCTAAAGATGGTCAGACCCGTGAACATGCTCTTCTTGCTTTTACCCTTGGCGTGAAACAAATGATTTGCTGCTGTAACAAGGTAAAAATTTAGTTACCTTGTTAGCATTTTTTACTGTTTACTTTGATTTTGGACCTAAATGAGTAATATTTGCTACCTGTCAGGTGGGTTGGATTTTTTGTTTAGACATAATTACGCAGACAGTCCCTGTGGTTTTGCATAGATAATGCGCTCAGTCCCTAAACTATTATTCTTAAGGTCTGTatgagccaaaaaaaaaaaaaaaaaattcatttgattaaTAAAATTTTGTTGTTGTTAAAAAAGGACTGTATGCGTAAAATGTGCAAACTACGGGGACTGCCCACGCAAGAAATAAAGATTATGGACTGAGTGTGTAATCTTTGCCAACCACAGGGACTATCCGTTTAATTATGTCTTTTGTTTACTATGTGTAGTTTTTTTTGTACTTGTTCAAGTTTGACATATAATTTGATATTGAAAATTTGTTATTGGGTGCATGTTGACAAATAATTCAAAATgttgtgattatttttttttttatttctatttgtgTAGATGGATGCAACTACCCCCAAGTACTCAAAGGCTCGTTATGAAGAAATTGTTAAGGAAGTATCTTCATACTTAAAGAAGGTTGGATACAACCCCGAAAAAATTGCGTTTGTGCCCATCTCTGGTTTTGAAGGAGACAACATGATTGAAAGGTCAACAAACCTTGACTGGTACAAGGGCCCCACTTTACTCGAAGCTCTCGACAATATCAACGAGCCCAAGAGACCATCAGACAAGCCACTTCGTCTCCCACTTCAAGATGTTTACAAGATTGGAGGTATTGGAACTGTGCCCGTGGGTCGGGTCGAAACCGGTGTCATCAAACCCGGTATGGTCGTCACTTTCGGACCATCTGGTTTGACCACTGAAGTCAAATCTGTTGAGATGCACCACGAAGCTTTAACCGAAGCTTTACCCGGTGACAATGTTGGTTTCAATGTGAAAAATGTTGCAGTAAAGGATCTTAAACGTGGTTATGTTGCATCCAACTCTAAAGATGATCCGGCTAAGGGTGCAGCCAGTTTCACTTCTCAGGTTATCATCATGAACCACCCGGGTCAGATTGGAAACGGTTATGCACCAGTTCTTGACTGTCATACGTCTCACATTGCTGTTAagtttggtgagattttgaccaagATTGATAGACGATCGGGAAAGGAACTTGAGAAGGAGCCTAAGTTTTTGAAGAATGGTGATGCGGGGATGGTTAAGATGCTTCCGACTAAGCCTATGGTTGTGGAGACT
Proteins encoded in this region:
- the LOC139862702 gene encoding elongation factor 1-alpha-like; this translates as MGKEKVHISIVVIGHVDSGKSTTTGHLIYKLGGIDKRVIERFEKEAAEMNKRSFKYAWVLDKLKAERERGITIDIALWKFETTKYYCTVIDAPGHRDFIKNMITGTSQADCAVLIIDSTTGGFEAGISKDGQTREHALLAFTLGVKQMICCCNKMDATTPKYSKARYEEIVKEVSSYLKKVGYNPEKIAFVPISGFEGDNMIERSTNLDWYKGPTLLEALDNINEPKRPSDKPLRLPLQDVYKIGGIGTVPVGRVETGVIKPGMVVTFGPSGLTTEVKSVEMHHEALTEALPGDNVGFNVKNVAVKDLKRGYVASNSKDDPAKGAASFTSQVIIMNHPGQIGNGYAPVLDCHTSHIAVKFGEILTKIDRRSGKELEKEPKFLKNGDAGMVKMLPTKPMVVETFAEYPPLGRFAVRDMRQTVAVGVIKSVDKKDPTGAKVTKAAVKKGAK